The sequence CGCAAAAAATTCGAAGTCAGCTTCTTGATTTGGCAGGGGCGTCTAAAGAAGAATATACAGCTGTACTCATGCAAGGAAGTGGTACGTTTGCTGTTGAGGCGGTAATGAATTCAACGATTTCGAATCGGGATAAGGCCTTAATTATAACGAACGGTGCCTATGGAGATAGAATTGTAAAAATCGCCCAATCTATTGGACTAGCTTTTTACCAATATGCTGTAGCTTATGATCAATATCCAAATGAGGAAGAAATAAGGAATATTTTAATAGAGGAACCCGACATTACACATATCGTCATGGTTCATTGTGAAACAACAACAGGGATCTTAAATCCCATTGAAATGATTTCAAATCTATCAAAGGAATTTGGGAGAACGTTAATCATTGATGCAATGAGTAGTTTTGGTGGCATAGAGATCGATGTTCCTGGACTAGGGATTGATTATTTAATCAGCAGTGCTAATAAATGTATTCAGGGGGTTCCTGGTTTTGGTTTTGTCATTGCTAAAATCGAGAAACTACTAGCTTGTGAGGGAATTTCTCGCAGTTTGTCACTCGATTTATTTGATCAATGGAAGGAAATGGACAAGGATGGGAAATGGCGTTTCACATCACCAACCCATGTAGTGGCTGCGTTTTCGAAGGCTCTTGATGAATTAGAGGAAGAAGGGGGCATTCCAGCGAGGTTTTCCCGTTATCAAAAGAATAATCATATTTTAAGAGAAAGACTCAAGAAAGTAGGGTTTGAAGCCTATTTACCGGAAGAAAAACAATCTCCGATTATTACAACCTTCCGTTATCCTAGTGACGATTTTCACTTTGAACATTTTTATACCTTTGTGAAGGAGAAAGGCTACGTCCTCTATCCGGGGAAATTGACGAATGAAAGGACCTTTCGGATCGGAAATATTGGGGAGATTTATGAAGAAGATATTGAAGAATTATGCGATATTATCGAAACTTACATAGGAGTGGTGAAAAAATGAACAGAGTAGAAGGTGTTATTTTTGATTGGGCTGGTACAACCGTTGATTTCGGTTGCTTTGCCCCGGTAAAAGTATTTATTGATATTTTTAAACAGGCAGGGATTGAAGTGACGATGGCAGAGGCAAGAGAACCGATGGGCATGTTGAAAATTGACCATATCCGTGCGATGCTATCGATGCCTAGAATCTCGGCATTATGGGAGGAAATCTACAAAAGACCCTTTAATGAACAGGATGTAGAGAAATTATATGCAGAATTTGAACCGGCCCTTATGTCTTCTTTAAGCGAGTATACAGAACCGATTCCAGAAGTTGTTGAGACAGTACAAATATTAAGAGAACAAGGGCTTAAAATTGGTTCCACAACCGGATATACACAAACCATGATGGATGTGGTAGTTCCGAATGCTTTAGAAAAGGGCTATCATCCAGATTTTTATATCACTCCTGATGGAACGAATTCGTTGGGAAGACCGTATCCTTATATGATTTACCGAAATATGGAAGCACTACAATTATCTGCATCATGGAAGGTAGTAAAAGTTGGAGATACCGTATCAGATATAAAAGAGGCAGTGAATGCAGGGGTTTGGGCAGTCGGTGTGGTTATTGGCAGCTCTGAAATGGGATTAAGTCAAGATGATTTTCATGCTCTAACGAAAGAGGAGCAAGAGAAAGTGATTGCTAGAACAGAAGAATCGTTTATCCAAAACGGAGCGGATTTTACAATCAAATCAATGAGCGAACTGCCAGCATTAATCGGAAAAATCAATTTCCTTATTTCAAACGGAAAAGTGAAACACGGGGAGGGTGTTTCTGCGAATATTTATAATTCTTATAAACGGTAAATATTGGGAGTGGTGTGGGGAACAATCCCCATGTTTCACTATTTAACAACTTCAATTAGAACCAGGTTCACGGCAGTATTTATGGTGGTACAAGGCTGAGTAGGACACGTAGCTGTTCACCTTTATCAACACCAAAAAAGACCCAAATTGCGGTAGAAATTGGAGCCGATGTTACTACTTTTCGAGAAGATATTCTATCTTTGCTGAAATCGCTGAAGCACATGAATATGATGGAGCTAATAGAGCAGTTGAAAAAAATAATTTTTATAAATGAAAATAACCATTGCTTAAATTAAATACCACCCGAAATTTGTTATCGGTGGAGAGGCTCTTTTAGTAGAAGTGAAATCCGTTGCACAAGTTATTTTAACAATAACTTCCCACAAGAAAGTATGGTTTTAAAGGATTATAGCCTATAACTATCCCGCATGTTAATGATAATCTAAATTGTGTTATGAAAAGCACATTATTTTGTCTCCTCTGGTTACATTATTGAAGAAAGAGGTGGATTAAGTGGATAAGAATAAAGAAGAAAAAATTAACGTAAAATTGGGCGGAATGGGTCTTTATGGGACAACTTCCAATACTGAAGTCGGCGGTTATGAAGCTTCAGGTGATATTGAGAATGCGGGAAGATTAGATAAAGGATTTCGAAAAGTTGAAGAAGACGATCTCGCGGCTACTGCATCACTAAAAGAAGAGGGTCAAGAGGAGTATTAGAAATCGTATTTTAAAGGATTGTTAGGTTTTATGGTTCGGGTTGTACTCTGACCTAGACTCAGGGCTTGGTGCGTAAAAAAAGTGCGGATCTAACCAACAGGGTTAGTTCCCATCGAGTAAGCATTAACTTGATGGGAACTGACCCTTTTATTCGTTCGATCCCTTAATTTTCAGAAGTGAGAATCGTTGCTTCTAATTCAATTTCCACATTGCCTTGGATGGCGCGGCTGATCATACATGAAGTTTCAGCTTTTTCAGCAAGCCTTTGTACGACTTTTTTATCTCGGTCAGAAGCACTTGGCTTTAATACGATTTTCGGACGGTGGATAATTTTTTTATATGTAATGATCCCATTTGTCTCGTCAACAATTGCCTCAGATTCCATTGTGAGCGCATCTTTCTCGATCTTACTGCGTTCCATCATCGCTGCTAGTGTAATAATATAACATGTTGCAGCTGCCCCGAGCAGCATTTCGTCGGGATTTGTACCGATCCCCGGCCCGTCCATTTCTTTAGGAATAGAGATTTTTGTCACTAAATTTCCAGCATCAATGGTCCCGACATCGTTACGCAATCCAGGCCAATCTGCTTTTAAATGGAAATGATGTTCTGCCATTTTCATTCCTCCTTTTTTCGAATCATTTACTAAGTGTATCACGAAATTTATAAAAAGTAGAAAATCAAAATGAAGGATAAGGGGGAACGAAATTTATCGAATGGGCAGCGACAATGATATTAAGGAGAACCATACGAATGGTTAATAAGGTAATAATAAAAAAGTTTCCATAGAGGATGTCGAATATTTCAATTTTAGACCAATAAATGTGTTTATTTATCACAATCGATTTAAAGATTTAAAACGAATATCGTCTAGGATTATTTCAAATGGAGACTTTAAGATTTAAGGTCATCAATTATTTTTTTAAAAAAATATATTGTATTATTATACATCATTAGTTATAATTATAAATAATCATTCATTGACATATAGGAGAGCAGACATGAAAAGAAAAAATATTATTATTATAGGCGCAGCGGGAAGAGATTTTCACAACTTTAATACGTACTACCGAAACAATGAAGAATATAATGTAGTTGCTTTTACAGCAACACAAATTCCAGATATAGATGGACGTAAATATCCAAGTGAATTAGCCGGTGAACTTTATCCGGAAGGCATACCAATTTTTTCACAAGATCAATTACCTGAATTGATAAAGGAATTACAAGTGGACGAATGTGTTTTTGCATATAGTGATGTGAATTATGAAGATGTTATGAGGGTTAGCGCCATCGTGAATGCAGCGGGAGCTAACTTCAAACTACTAGGGCCAAACAGTACGATGTTAAAAAGTAATAAGCCTGTCATTTCTGTATGTGCGGTACGTACAGGAACAGGGAAAAGTCAAACGTCTCGAAAAGTGATCGAAACACTTCTTGACCAAGGTTTAAAAGTAATTGCGGTGAGACATCCGATGCCTTATGGCGATTTAAATGCACAGCGTGTTCAGCGCTTTGCTACAGTAGAGGATCTTAAGAAACATCATTGTACGATTGAAGAAATGGAAGAATATGAGCCGCATGTGGCCCGTGGAAATATCGTGTATGCCGGTGTAGATTATGCAGATATTTTGGCAGCAGCTGAAAAGGATCCAGATGGATGTGACGTGATTTTATGGGACGGAGGAAATAATGACTTCTCTTTCTTCAAGCCCGATTTAGCGATTACTGTTTTGGATCCACATCGCCCAGGACATGAACTGAAATACTATCCTGGTGAAGTGTGTTTAAGAACAACCGATGTGGCCATCATTAACAAAGTGGATAGTGCAACAGAGGAAAATGTTCAAATTGTAGAAAATAATATAAAATTTGCAAGTCCAAACAGCACGATTATTAAGGCTGAATCAAAGATTACAGTCGAACATCCAGAAAAAATTGCTGGAAAACGCGTGTTAGTTGTAGAAGATGGTCCAACGTTAACACACGGAGAGATGAAACTTGGCGCGGGTACAGTTGCAGCTGAACGTATGGGTGCGAAGGAAATCGTTGATCCACGTCCATTTGCGGTTGGGACACTAACGGAAACATTTAACAAATACCAACATATTGGAAATGTCCTTCCAGCGATGGGATACGGCGAGCAACAATTAAAAGACTTAGAAGCAACGATTAATAATACAGACTGTGATGCAGTCATCATTGGAACACCGATCGACTTAACACGCGTCATCTCAATTAATAAACCATGCACACGTGTACACTATGATCTAGACGAAATCAGCAATCCCAACCTAGTCGATACATTAAAAGACTTTATCCAAGAACATAAACTTGTGAAATAAACCAAATGGAAAAACTAGCAGCAGATCCTGTTGCTAGTTTTTTGTGCAACATGGGGACGGTTCTCGCGTTTCATTTTCAATTTTACTTGTCGTTTCTATCAACTTCGTAAAAAAGCATAAATATGCGTCCCAAACTCGCATGAAAAATCGTTTTTTCTTAGAAACATTCCGTTTATTTTAGAGGACTGTCATTTTTGCAGATAAATTAGATGTTCCTTTTTATAATAGGAAAAGTGTACCTTATTTGAGTTGTTTTAGTTTAGTGCTTAAACAATTCTCTAATAGCGTATACTTTTTAACATGAATCTATCGTCGGTCTAGTTGGTGACTTCGTTCTTCCATCCCTCACTCATTTTAACCTCAGAGGAAATATTCAACACCCATTCCAATGAAAATTTTCCCCCGTATTTTGCTATGTATCATCCTTTCAGGTATCTATTTTCATATCAATCTATTAAAAATAAATGAAAAGTTGCTAGTTTAATGTTTTAAACTTAGAAGTTTGGGGTAGTGTACAAGCAGGTAGGGAAAAGACTTTGGAATAAATGGAAAGGTGGTGCCATTTAAATAAACACGATTAAGAAGGGAAGGTGAAAAAATATAACTTATCTTTAAAAAGATCAATCAATATTTTATCAAAACCTAATAAAATATTTGGAACAGAAATGTTTTTTAAAAAGATTGATCAGCTTAATACATAGGGAGCTAATTTTATTCCATTAAGGAAATTAAGTAACACTTAAATAAGGGAGGAAAATAACATGAAATTAAAAGGATTAATCGTACCAACAGTACTTGTAGGACTTCTAGCAGCGTGTGGATCAGAGGAGACAGCCGAACCTGTAGAGACAGAGGAAACACCGGCTGAACAAGCTGCAGTAGAGACAGAAGAAAAACCAGCTGAAGAAGCAGCAGTAGAGACTGAAGAAGAAAAGTCAGCTGAAGAAGCTGCAAAAGAAACGGAAGAAACAGAAACAGATGCGGTTTCAACAGCATCTATCACAGCTGATCCAGAAGAGTTTAAACAAGCTTTAAGTAAAGAAGGTACTTGGATTGTTGCAGCAACAGATGATATTACTCTTGATGAAGAGTTAGTTGTAGAAGGTGAGTTTCATGATA is a genomic window of Niallia sp. XMNu-256 containing:
- the phnW gene encoding 2-aminoethylphosphonate--pyruvate transaminase, with the translated sequence MNHYKLLTPGPLTTTSSVKEEMLMDRCTWDNDYKIITQKIRSQLLDLAGASKEEYTAVLMQGSGTFAVEAVMNSTISNRDKALIITNGAYGDRIVKIAQSIGLAFYQYAVAYDQYPNEEEIRNILIEEPDITHIVMVHCETTTGILNPIEMISNLSKEFGRTLIIDAMSSFGGIEIDVPGLGIDYLISSANKCIQGVPGFGFVIAKIEKLLACEGISRSLSLDLFDQWKEMDKDGKWRFTSPTHVVAAFSKALDELEEEGGIPARFSRYQKNNHILRERLKKVGFEAYLPEEKQSPIITTFRYPSDDFHFEHFYTFVKEKGYVLYPGKLTNERTFRIGNIGEIYEEDIEELCDIIETYIGVVKK
- the phnX gene encoding phosphonoacetaldehyde hydrolase, which gives rise to MNRVEGVIFDWAGTTVDFGCFAPVKVFIDIFKQAGIEVTMAEAREPMGMLKIDHIRAMLSMPRISALWEEIYKRPFNEQDVEKLYAEFEPALMSSLSEYTEPIPEVVETVQILREQGLKIGSTTGYTQTMMDVVVPNALEKGYHPDFYITPDGTNSLGRPYPYMIYRNMEALQLSASWKVVKVGDTVSDIKEAVNAGVWAVGVVIGSSEMGLSQDDFHALTKEEQEKVIARTEESFIQNGADFTIKSMSELPALIGKINFLISNGKVKHGEGVSANIYNSYKR
- a CDS encoding OsmC family protein — translated: MAEHHFHLKADWPGLRNDVGTIDAGNLVTKISIPKEMDGPGIGTNPDEMLLGAAATCYIITLAAMMERSKIEKDALTMESEAIVDETNGIITYKKIIHRPKIVLKPSASDRDKKVVQRLAEKAETSCMISRAIQGNVEIELEATILTSEN
- a CDS encoding cyclic 2,3-diphosphoglycerate synthase yields the protein MKRKNIIIIGAAGRDFHNFNTYYRNNEEYNVVAFTATQIPDIDGRKYPSELAGELYPEGIPIFSQDQLPELIKELQVDECVFAYSDVNYEDVMRVSAIVNAAGANFKLLGPNSTMLKSNKPVISVCAVRTGTGKSQTSRKVIETLLDQGLKVIAVRHPMPYGDLNAQRVQRFATVEDLKKHHCTIEEMEEYEPHVARGNIVYAGVDYADILAAAEKDPDGCDVILWDGGNNDFSFFKPDLAITVLDPHRPGHELKYYPGEVCLRTTDVAIINKVDSATEENVQIVENNIKFASPNSTIIKAESKITVEHPEKIAGKRVLVVEDGPTLTHGEMKLGAGTVAAERMGAKEIVDPRPFAVGTLTETFNKYQHIGNVLPAMGYGEQQLKDLEATINNTDCDAVIIGTPIDLTRVISINKPCTRVHYDLDEISNPNLVDTLKDFIQEHKLVK